The following is a genomic window from Deinococcota bacterium.
GGGCACCGTGCCAGGCAGGGGGCTGACATACTCTTTGAGGGGGCGCTTGCCCTTGGAGACGTAGAGCTTGAGCGAGGTGTCGATGACCAGCGTGCCCTCGGTGCCGCGGATGAAGAGGGTATCGACCGTTTCGGTAAGAGCCGCGCCGTGAATCAGCAGGGTGCCGACCGCCTCGCCCATGGTGAAGCTCGCCGAAATAATCTCGTCGGCAGTGACCTCTCTGGGTTTGCCGCTCTTGTCCTTGCGCTCGGAGTAGACCACGCCCAACGCGCCCCCGGCGACGGTAATCTTGCCGCAGCTTTCCGCGAGCAGCCAGCGGATACCGTCCAAGACGTGCGAGCCGATGGCGCCCAGGATGCCGCCGCCTCTCCCCGCGTCCGACCACCAGCTGTAGGGCATGTCCGGGTCGATGCGCATATCCGAGGCGACCCTGGCCGTCACCGTGAGCACCCGGCCCAGCAAGCCGGCGTCTATGAGCTCCTTGGCCTTGACCCGGGCCGGCACGAAGCGCAGCTCGTGGTCGACGAGCGCGAGCAGGTCGGGCCGGGCGCGGGCGGCTTGAGTCATGCGCTCCGCCTCGGCGGCGGTGAGGGCGAGCGGTTTCTCGCAGAGGAGGTGCTTGCCCGCCGCCAGGACGGCCAGCGCCTGCTCGGCGTGCAGCCAGGGCGGCGAGGTCACCGAGACGAGCTCGCAGTCGAGCGTCAGCAGTTCGCGCCAGTCGGTCGTCGCTACCGGGACGCCGTAGGCCTCGGCGATGCGCGCGGTCTTGCTCTTATCGCGTCCCGCTACGCCGACGACGTCCAAGCCGGCGGCCAAAAAGGCGGGGATCTGCACGCGCTCGGCCCAGCCCGTGCCGATGATGGCGACCTTGCGCATTCAGTCAGGCTCCAGAGGATCGGTCATGCCCTCAGTCTACCCTTGCGGCCCCAGCCGGGTGCGGGGTCGAAGGCTTGTACTCCGGCCTATCTCCAGTTGGAATGGAGGTCTCGAGGCTGGCCGGTCACGCTTCCGCCCACCCTGTGGCCGAGGCCGGTCGGCGGATGGCGATCAGCTGATGAGAAGGGGTTTTTCTGTCCTCGAGACCACCTCGCCGACGGCGGCGGCTCTGGGAAAGCGCGGCCGCAGGTGCGCCAGCAGCGCAGGCGCCGCGTCCGCGGCGACGCTGAGCAGGAGGCCGCCGCTCGTCTGCGGGTCCACCAGCGCCAGCCACGCCGCCTCGCTGATCGCCTCGCGCCCGCCGACCTCGGCCTCGACGTAGCGGGTGTTGCTGCCATGCGCCCGCGTCAGGACGCCTCGCGCCAGCGTCTCGGCGGCGTGCTCGAGCAGGGGAACCGCCTCGCTCTCCAGGCGCAGGCTGAGCTTGGAGCCCTGGGCCAGGTGCAGCGCGTGGCCCAGAAGGCCGAAGCCCGTCACGTCGGTGGCGGCGTGAACCGCGCGGTGCAGCTCGGCGGGAAGGTCGAGCCGGTTGAGCGCGGTCATCGAACGAACGGCCTCACTGATGTCCAGGCAGCTGAGTTCACCGCTCTTGAGCGCGCCCGTCAGGGTGCCGGTGCCGACGGCTTTGGTGAGGACGAGCACGTCGCCGTTGCACGCGCCCTGGTTGCTCCAGAGCCCGTCCGGCGCGGCCAGGCCCGCGACGCTGAAGCCCAGCTTGAGGGTGTCGTCCTCGATCGAGTGGCCGCCGACGAGGAGTGCGCCGGACTCGCCGACCTTGTCCACCGCGCCGGCCATGAGTTCGGCTAGGACCTCCTCTCCCAGGGTCTCGAGCGGGTAGGCGAGGATGGTCAGGGCGGTGATCGGCGTGGCGCCCATGGCGTAGACGTCGCTGAGCGCATTGGCCGCCGCCACCGCGCCGAAGTCGCGGGGGTCGTCCAAAATCGGCGTGAAGAAGTCGAGCGTCTGGACGAGGAGCTGCCCGCTGGCCAACCGCCACACCGCCGCGTCGTCTAAGAGGTCGCTGCCGACGACGAGGTCGGGGTGGCTCTGGCGGGGCAGGGTCTTCAACAGGCTGGAGAGCGTGCCGGCGGCGATCTTGGCCGCGCAGCCGCCCTTCTTGACGGTCTGGGTCAGTCGGATGCTTGCCTTGTCAGCCACGCTTCACACTCCTCGCGCCCGCCCCTAAAGGCGACCGGCCGGTCCAGCCCCTCGAGCGCCCTCAGGTAGAGGGGGTCATAGTAGCGTTTCAGGATTTCGCTGAGCCAGGGCCGGTGCGCCTCGAAGACGTTCCAGGCACCTTCTCGTTCGGCGGCCCCCAGGCTCGCCAACATCCAGCTCAGGCTGGCGCCGCCCAGGCGCTTGTGCAGGCGTCGCAGGCTCGCCTCGAGCCCCGCTCTCGCCTGCGCCACGCCCTCGCGCTCGGCGGCCTGGGCGACGTACTCGTCGAAGATGGCCCAACTGCGGCTGGCCAAGCTCTCCTCGAGGAGGACGACCGGGCTGGCGGCGACGCGCGCGTAGAGCTCGGCGGGGAGCTGGCGCAGGCCGATAAAGCGCGACTCGTCCTCGAGGATGAGCCTCCCCGGGTCGGCCAGGACGAGTTCGGCGGCCAACGCGTTTTCGAAGCTGGCCTGGCTCGGCTGGCCTTCCGGCAGGCCGCCAAAGGCGCTGCCGCGGTGGCGAGCCTGCCCTTCCAGGTCGAGCGCGAGGCTCCGAGGCGGACTCGAATCCCGCAGGCTGCGGATGAGCCGCGTCTTGCCCGAGCCGGTGAGCCCCGCCACCACCAGGACCGGCAGGTTTTTGAGCATCTCCGCCGCGGTCTTTGTCAGGTGCTGCCGCGCCGCCCGGTAGCCGCCCTGCAACCTGGGCAGGTCGGGCCGCGCCGCAAACGCGCAGGCGAGCTCGCTGCGCAAGCCGCCCCGCCAGCAGGCCAGCAGGCTCGGCGCCTCCGCCGCCAGCCTCTGCCAGCGGGCGACGCGCGCGGCCAACTCGGCCTCCACCAGCCTGTAACCGAGCCGCCTGGCCGCCGCCTGGCCCTGTTCCTGGTAGCGGAGGCCGACCTCGTGCCGCTCGGCGTCGCTCAGGATAGGGGCGTTGACCGCGCCCGGCAGGGCGCCCTTGGCAAACTCGGCGGGCGCGCGCACGTCGACTATCCGCCAGGCGGCCCTGCCGCCGCCACGGGGGTAGAGCCTTTCGGCGGATACCGTAAAACCGTCCACCCTTCCAGCATAGCCCGCCTGACGCACCTCCGTCAGCTCCACGGTGATCAGTCACGGGGATCAGTCATGGTGATCGATCCGCTCATCACATAAAACAAGAAACCTCGCAACAGCGAGGTTTCTTGTGTGCTCCCGTGGTGGAGGCGGCGGGAGTCGAACCCGCGTCCGAAGCACCCTCAGACGGGCATCTACGCGTGTAGTCACCGTTTTTGGTTTCGGCAACGCCCGCGCCCGGTGACGGGCTCGGCGGCGCAACCTACAGCGTCTTTAATTTCGCCCGCGACCAACGCTCGAGCGCGCGGGCTAGCCGACTACTGGTTCATCTTCTCTAGCGAGCCACCGGCGGGGCTGCTAGAAGACGTCGCCGGGATTAAGCAGCGAGTGCGTAGCTGGGGTTGTTGCTGTTAACGTTGCCAGTTAATGGCTTTGCCGCTTTTTTACGAGGCCAACGGCACCCTCGACGCGCAACCTTATCCTTGGCGAACCCCGTCGAAACCAGGTCGCCCCCAGGCTCTGCACCTTCTGCACTACGCACCCGGCTCGCGCCGGTACTTTGAGTATAGCATAGCCTCTTGCCCACCTTCAAGGCTATACTTCTGCCTATGGGTACTGTTGCCAGTACTGCCGTCGCCATGCAGGGCGTCAGCAAGCGCTTTCCGCTCGTGCTTGCCAACGACCGGGTGGATTTTAGCGTGAGCTGGGGCGAGGTGCATGCGCTCATCGGCGAAAACGGCGCTGGCAAGTCCACCCTGATGAAGATCCTCTACGGCCTGCAGGAGCCCGACGAGGGCCGCATCCTGGTAGACGGCCGGGAGGTGACGATCCGCTCGGCGAAGGACGCCATTCATCTCGGCATCGGCATGGTGCACCAGCACTTCATGCTGGTCGAGCCGCTGACGGTCGCCGAGAACATGGTGCTCGGCGCCGAGCCCAGGCTGGGGCCCAGCCTCGACTATCGCGTTGCCCGCAAGAGGACCCGCGCGCTCATCGAACGCTTCGGCTTCGACATCGACCCGAGGACCAGGGTGCGCGACCTGCCGCTCGGTCTTCAGCAGCAGGTCG
Proteins encoded in this region:
- the mnmH gene encoding tRNA 2-selenouridine(34) synthase MnmH is translated as MDGFTVSAERLYPRGGGRAAWRIVDVRAPAEFAKGALPGAVNAPILSDAERHEVGLRYQEQGQAAARRLGYRLVEAELAARVARWQRLAAEAPSLLACWRGGLRSELACAFAARPDLPRLQGGYRAARQHLTKTAAEMLKNLPVLVVAGLTGSGKTRLIRSLRDSSPPRSLALDLEGQARHRGSAFGGLPEGQPSQASFENALAAELVLADPGRLILEDESRFIGLRQLPAELYARVAASPVVLLEESLASRSWAIFDEYVAQAAEREGVAQARAGLEASLRRLHKRLGGASLSWMLASLGAAEREGAWNVFEAHRPWLSEILKRYYDPLYLRALEGLDRPVAFRGGREECEAWLTRQASD
- a CDS encoding Gfo/Idh/MocA family oxidoreductase, which translates into the protein MRKVAIIGTGWAERVQIPAFLAAGLDVVGVAGRDKSKTARIAEAYGVPVATTDWRELLTLDCELVSVTSPPWLHAEQALAVLAAGKHLLCEKPLALTAAEAERMTQAARARPDLLALVDHELRFVPARVKAKELIDAGLLGRVLTVTARVASDMRIDPDMPYSWWSDAGRGGGILGAIGSHVLDGIRWLLAESCGKITVAGGALGVVYSERKDKSGKPREVTADEIISASFTMGEAVGTLLIHGAALTETVDTLFIRGTEGTLVIDTSLKLYVSKGKRPLKEYVSPLPGTVPYRFRSSPFAAGTVLLGRALAEAPAEDPWREGLALRRAATLEDGLAVQRLIDEIRAFAARARGREPVQGEPG
- the selD gene encoding selenide, water dikinase SelD produces the protein MADKASIRLTQTVKKGGCAAKIAAGTLSSLLKTLPRQSHPDLVVGSDLLDDAAVWRLASGQLLVQTLDFFTPILDDPRDFGAVAAANALSDVYAMGATPITALTILAYPLETLGEEVLAELMAGAVDKVGESGALLVGGHSIEDDTLKLGFSVAGLAAPDGLWSNQGACNGDVLVLTKAVGTGTLTGALKSGELSCLDISEAVRSMTALNRLDLPAELHRAVHAATDVTGFGLLGHALHLAQGSKLSLRLESEAVPLLEHAAETLARGVLTRAHGSNTRYVEAEVGGREAISEAAWLALVDPQTSGGLLLSVAADAAPALLAHLRPRFPRAAAVGEVVSRTEKPLLIS